Proteins from a genomic interval of Clostridium sp. 'deep sea':
- a CDS encoding class I SAM-dependent methyltransferase, which yields MDLYNYNKRAWDASVERKDYFTLPATPAEIEDARNGYIPLTITGNRIIPKSWLADIAGKQVLCLAAGGGLQAPIMAAAGAIVTVFDSSPLQLAQDAEIARKHDLQIKIVEGDMKDLSCFNDKYFDYIIHPVANVFIDNVRPLWLEAYRVLKKGGVMIAGIANPILYIFDQEQLDKGRFIVRNKLPYSDLRDLPPKRLQYYKKKNIPLEFGHTLEQQLGGVCDVGFVIANLFEDDFDGEDLMDDYLKSLIVFRALKL from the coding sequence ATGGATTTGTATAATTATAATAAGCGAGCTTGGGACGCTAGTGTAGAGAGAAAAGATTACTTTACTCTGCCTGCTACCCCGGCTGAAATAGAAGATGCCCGTAATGGCTATATCCCTTTAACCATAACAGGTAATAGAATCATACCCAAAAGTTGGTTAGCTGATATTGCTGGCAAGCAAGTTTTATGTTTGGCAGCCGGTGGAGGTTTACAGGCTCCAATTATGGCAGCTGCAGGTGCTATTGTTACTGTTTTTGATAGCTCCCCTTTGCAATTAGCTCAAGATGCTGAAATTGCCCGTAAACATGATTTACAAATTAAAATTGTTGAGGGTGATATGAAAGACCTTAGTTGTTTTAACGATAAGTATTTTGACTACATAATACATCCTGTTGCCAACGTATTTATTGATAATGTAAGACCTCTATGGCTTGAGGCCTATAGGGTGTTAAAAAAGGGTGGGGTTATGATAGCAGGCATAGCCAATCCTATTTTATATATTTTTGACCAAGAGCAGTTAGATAAGGGGCGTTTTATTGTTAGAAATAAATTGCCTTATTCCGACTTGCGAGATTTACCACCTAAAAGGTTACAGTATTATAAAAAGAAAAATATTCCCCTTGAGTTTGGTCATACACTTGAGCAACAACTAGGTGGTGTATGTGATGTTGGTTTTGTTATAGCTAATTTATTCGAGGATGATTTTGACGGTGAAGATTTAATGGATGATTATTTAAAGTCCTTAATTGTGTTTAGAGCGCTTAAACTCTAA
- a CDS encoding 3'-5' exonuclease, with protein sequence MQFIAIDFETATSNYTSACSLGLAIVANGKIVDNVSWLIKPEPFEFAERNMLIHGIKPADVFDAPTFSEIWPEVYLYLQDSILVAHSASFDMSVLRSSLQTHGITPPPFKYACSLKVSRKVWPKLERHKLNYVANFLKLDFTHHDAKEDAYASAYILIEAAKALHVKSLDELYKTIGHKYGTLKPKK encoded by the coding sequence ATGCAGTTTATAGCTATAGATTTTGAAACAGCTACTAGTAACTATACTAGTGCTTGTTCGTTAGGGCTTGCTATTGTTGCTAATGGAAAAATTGTTGATAATGTATCGTGGTTAATAAAGCCTGAGCCGTTTGAGTTTGCTGAAAGAAATATGTTAATACATGGTATAAAACCAGCAGATGTTTTTGATGCTCCAACATTTTCTGAAATTTGGCCAGAGGTTTATTTATATTTACAAGACAGTATATTAGTAGCTCATAGCGCCTCTTTTGACATGAGTGTTTTAAGGAGCAGTTTACAAACACATGGCATAACACCGCCACCTTTTAAATATGCTTGTTCTTTAAAAGTATCTCGTAAAGTATGGCCCAAACTTGAACGACATAAACTTAATTATGTAGCTAATTTTTTAAAGCTCGATTTTACTCACCATGATGCTAAAGAAGACGCTTATGCATCTGCTTATATACTGATTGAGGCAGCTAAAGCACTGCATGTTAAGAGCTTAGATGAGCTTTATAAAACTATTGGTCATAAATATGGCACACTTAAACCAAAAAAGTAA
- a CDS encoding ribonuclease H-like YkuK family protein, translating to MEAQNINNYKKRFSSINTSNQSFKQVISKIIKFINEAPEYHYKLSIGSDSQSRMNKSLLVTAIHVHRIGKGAIGFITNQKINRNFNSLREKIYRETIATLELANMFTAEVMQALLTPFITSIKGDINFEFHLDIGKKGATRSLISEMISIVKATPFKPTIKPDSYTASAYANKHTKGNYKAPKLEFKRSKHN from the coding sequence CCAAAGCTTTAAACAAGTAATTTCAAAAATAATAAAGTTTATTAATGAAGCCCCTGAGTATCACTACAAATTATCAATAGGATCAGACTCTCAATCACGTATGAATAAGTCGCTTTTAGTAACTGCAATTCACGTACACAGAATTGGTAAAGGCGCAATAGGTTTTATTACAAATCAAAAAATTAACAGAAACTTTAATAGCCTTAGAGAAAAAATATATCGAGAAACAATTGCCACCCTAGAGCTAGCTAATATGTTTACAGCTGAAGTAATGCAAGCATTACTAACCCCTTTTATAACAAGTATTAAGGGAGATATTAATTTTGAGTTTCATTTAGATATAGGTAAAAAAGGAGCAACAAGAAGCCTTATTAGTGAAATGATATCAATTGTTAAAGCAACTCCCTTTAAACCGACCATCAAACCAGATAGTTATACAGCGAGTGCCTATGCGAATAAACATACAAAGGGTAATTATAAAGCACCTAAATTAGAGTTTAAGCGCTCTAAACACAATTAA